The stretch of DNA GTATACAAGATGATCCATTGTAACCGTACCTGAAAAGTTACACAAATTGTTGCATTCGCAATGTCAGCTCTCAGCATCATTAAAATGGCACACTAACATATCCATCCTCTCCGCCAGCAGTTCATACAAAAACTTCCTGCCTAACTTCCGGCCATCGACCATCCTTCGCTTCCGTCCAATAGCTTCGGAGATATTGTAATTTGCATTCTTGAACAACGTGTACCACAACCGGAAGTCGGACGCGTTCCCCGGTAGTCCATAGTTCATTTCAAAATTGTGCGACAGATAAATGTTCCTCCCCGGCACTTCTAGCGGTATGGCTATTGCTATCAGGAACTTGAAGGAAACGTTTCGATACGATTAAGTGTGTATaaatactaataataataataataatatcacACGAAACTTACACCGTTGGAGGTACCGACAGGGAATCTCAGAGCAGATCGGTCTGTCCGTCGAAGTAATTCGCTTCGAATCTGGGGAACCGCGATGAGCAGTAACACTAGCGCACCTAGCTGCGACGGAAATATCATTTTTGTGCCACGTGAATTGTGCAAATAAACGGGCAACTGAATTTCAATTCCATGTTCGAGTGTAAACGTTAGTTAACGATTCTGCAATTAGGTGCAACATTCTACACCTGCACTATGCTATGTGGGTTGATCCACCCATAGCTCTCATTTGCAACTTACATAAGTGCAAGTTGAGAATTATTATTGAGAAACTCAAAAATTAGCACTGTTGGAACTAAAACCCAATAACACTAATTCTAATTACATATCACTTATGGAAATAAGACTGTTGACCTTTTTTCACTTTATCGATTAGCTCTCCAAGCCTTTGTATTGATGTAATATTAGCTGATACGTATTATTGGACTGTTATTTCCAGCGGAATTGAAAGGACAAGTTTAAACTAATCACGACAAACAAATAATCTTTATTCGAACGATGTTCACACTTTGAATAATTAAACACGAATGAAAAATGGTGTTGTCCACCGTTTTGCTTCCTCTTCACACAGGGCTGCCACCCGTTCAACCAACAATACCAACATGACAGCACGAAGAGCCaaggtgtatcgagaaataggTGGCACAGTAGTTGCAATCACAACACTCCTCCTCAACGTTTAGTGCCACCATTTGATGACAGGCCCAACATACTTGAGAACCTACGTTGCTTCGTTGTTCCCAAAGGCTTGGTAAGCACGTCCGCTACCATGTGCTCAGTTGGACAGTACTCCAACTTGAGGAGACCCTGCTCACACAGCTGCTTAACGAAACGCTCTCTTGTCTCAATGTGTTTAGACCGACGGTTGATCTTTTCGGAGTTCACGAAACTTATACAGCTCTGGTTGTCTTCCATGACCGTTATGGGATCATCAACGGGTGCCCCCATCTCCTTCATTAACCCTTGCAGCCAGATCAACTCTTGCATAGCCTCGCTGAGAGCTACATACTCTGACTCCATGGAAGACAAAGTAACACACGTCTGTTTACGACTGGCCCATGAAACAACCGCACCAGCATAGAAGAACGCATATCCGGTTGTTGATTTCCTCGTCATCGCGTCGCTTGCCCAATCAGCGTCAACAAAGCCCATCAGTCCACCTCCAGTTCCATTGTAAACTAATTTCCAATGCTTTGTTGCTTTCAAATAGCGAACCACTCGCTTTGCCGCAACCCAACAAGCCTCTGTCGGAGCACTCACTTTACGGCCAAGTATCGCTGTACTAACAGCTATGTCCGGTCTCGCACACACCGCGGCATACAGAAGACCACCAACGAGACTTCTGTATTTGGTTTCGTCATTGAAAACAGCGCTTCTATCTTCCACTTTCAAAAAACCTTCGTCCATTGGCGTCTTAGCAACTTTTGCGTCCTTCAAACCAAACTTGTCTATCAGTTTATCAATATAGCCTTCGAGGCTCACACTGTAGTCACCGTTCTGTCGTTCAATTTCTagaccaagaaaataactcaaatgtcCCAGATCAGTGACCTCAAAATGCTTCTTCAACGATTGGTACACTGCGTTGATTTTGTTCTCATCTTCACAAGCAACAGCTATATCGTCCACGTACACCAACAGGAAAACTCTCTTACCATCTTCCAACTTCTGGTACAGACACGGATCAGCACTACTCTGCTGGAAACCCATATTCACCAAAACACTTTGCAGTTTTTGATTCCAGCAACGCGCGGACTGTTTGAGCCCGTAGATGCTCTTTTTCAAGCGACAAACCAAGTGCTCCTTGCCTTTTACCTCGTATCCAGGTGGTTGCCGCATAAACAAATCTTGCTCGAGCTCTCCATATAAGTAGGCCGTTTTTATGTCGAAGTGCTTGAGTGTCATTTTATTCTTGGCAGCCACAGAAAGCAACACGCGAAGAGTTGTGTGGCTTGTAACGGGAGCGAAAACTTGGTCATAATCTTCACCAAATCTCTGCGAATAACCTTGAGCCACCAGAC from Toxorhynchites rutilus septentrionalis strain SRP chromosome 3, ASM2978413v1, whole genome shotgun sequence encodes:
- the LOC129779861 gene encoding uncharacterized protein LOC129779861; this encodes MIFPSQLGALVLLLIAVPQIRSELLRRTDRSALRFPVGTSNGFLIAIAIPLEVPGRNIYLSHNFEMNYGLPGNASDFRLWYTLFKNANYNISEAIGRKRRMVDGRKLGRKFLYELLAERMDMYGYNGSSCIQKMICEAQETSLQTHNGVIGDLMHILFSPSSSENEGISDFYYEAETHGFMESCAQYDVLCPIAIFDSITTIIID